In Arvicanthis niloticus isolate mArvNil1 chromosome 11, mArvNil1.pat.X, whole genome shotgun sequence, the genomic window tctatctacctgtctatatatcatctatttatttatgtatctatgcatctatctatccatcatctatctatctactatctatctatctatctatctatctatctatctatctatcctctctgtctctgtctggggGGCTGTGGGGGGATGTGTTTCCCTCCATCTTTGTTCAGTGTGACTGAGTCTACTTGCATCCACAATGCCGGGCCGCTCTGACACCTCCCCCGCCCCCTATATATAACTGGGCTTAACTACTTTGAGTAGACTGTGCATCCACTCACCATCTGTTTGCCTGCATGCTAATTTTGCAGCACTGGAGAATCTAACTCAGGACTCTAGGAAAGCCTTCTATCCTGGAGCTACACCCCCAGGTCCTCAAATACTTGTTGCTGGTTTTCCTTACCATAGTCTAAGACAACCACTCTTTCAGCCTCGTGGTCATGGGGCTCacactgatttctttctttgctcttcaAATGGACTGGTGAATGCTGcccatccccctctcccatcCTAATGAGAGTTTAAGACACACTGCCACCGGTGAGAACAATTTGATGAAAGAAACATATAAGGAGTGCATACAGATTAAGCAGATGTCCCTCTTCATCCTCTCCAGTACCAGCCCATATCCTCACTGCTCCTGTCAGTCATGCCCTGGGCCCTTTAAACCAGACTACACCCGCTACACTCCTGATGTTCTTTTCTGGAAGATGCCAATGAACCAATGACCTCCTCATGTCTTGCCTTACCTCCTTCAACCTGTCCTGATACTGAACACGCTCACAGTAGCTGTGCCTCACCTCTGTTGTTCCCTGAGTAAAAGTGTCTTCTGAGAGCATGCACCAAGCCCTGCAAACCCCTCCTTCTGGAGCCTATGCCAGCACGTCCTTGATTACCCTGCACTTGCATGCATGTAGCGGATATCAACAGTTCATGGGGCATGGCATGGGAATTGCAGAGGTTTCAGTTAGGAGCatttgcagaggacagaaggcagtGAAGAGGAACAGTATCTCGGAGACCTGCCTGGAGTCCTCTCTACCTTGTCACTAATGGAGTCAGGACAAGGCGACTTGTGTCCTCCATGGCTTCCTACAGCAGAGCCACATGGGGAAGAGACATGGCAGAGATGGATAGAAAACAATTCTAAGTTCTAAGAAATAAAGAGCCATCGGTCAAAACCCACAGAGGCAATGTGGTTCCCAATGCCTTCTTCTCATAGCCAATCTCTTTCCTGAAGCCCTCTTGACCCACCAGACTGTGATGCCCAGCTCCATCAGCAAAGCTTCAGACTGGGGAGCTGCTACAGCCTGGGGAGACTACCTGGCTCCTGCACCTGTGTCCCATTTTCTTGTGAGCACTCTCCTGTAGCCCAGACCCTCAGAGCATAAGACACACAGTTATGCTGGCTGCTCTTGGGTCCCAGGCAGCCTTCAGTGGGgttatttgtaataaaatatgtGCCCTGCAAGGCAGGTCATTGCACTAGACATGGATGGAGCGGTTCACCCAGTAGCCAGCTGCCTCACAAGGCCCCACAAGGAGCCTGGCCCAGGGGAACCACATGTCCCTGCACACCACCTTACCAGTAACACACGCTGCTGAAAATCACTGTGGCAATGATGCTGAAGGGGAGGGCATGCAGCACGTAGGCGAGCAGCATCTGCCACTTCTGGTACAGGCCATCCTGACTCTCCTGGTCGCTGACAGCTCTCAGCATGGGGACTGGCATAGAAGGCACATTCCGAAACAGTCAGTCACCGCACCACTGAGAGGGGAAAGGCTACCCAGGCTGAACTTGAGGTCAGCCAAGATAGTGACCAGAATCATGGAAGGACAATAAATACTCCCATCTCAAAAACCTACACATTACCTTGGGATAGTGTGGTAGCAAAGACCCCACAGGTTCCTCTCTCTAAAGTAATAAAGCACACAGAAAGGGAGTGTGAGTGACTGACCCAAGGCCACTTGTCTTCTCCTGCAGGACCCTGGTCCCCACAGCAGCCAGGACTCAACATTGGTTCCCAGAGACCAGAAAAGCCTGGTAAAGGCAGAGACTTAACCATCACCCTTCTCCCCATTTGGGGCCAACTCCTCAAAGCGCtggtcttccctcttccctgCACTTAGTGTTACGTTTTGGAAGTTTCCCATGCATATTCTTCTGTGGCAAACTGTAGGGCCAGACAGCACGGTGCTGCCTCTGGGTCCCCACTGGATTTAAAAATTAGGTGTTGGCTTCTTGAAAATAGGATTCAGCATGACAGCTGAATCTACACCAACTGAAAGTCCTAGTCTAATAAGACTGagcttttgaaaaaattttaaattctgcaCCACCAATGCCACATCACCTGGCATTTTCTGGGTCCTTCAACCCTCAGAGATGAGGGTTCACCATTTGGTGAACTCACATCAAGGGGATCCTACAGTTAATTACCTTTCCTTGGAATTGGGGGAAGGGCAGGCTTATCTTAGAAAACTTCCTTTACAATGGTGAGCTTTTGGAAGGCAATATCTGGAGCAGATAGAGTTGGGGGAGAGAGCTTCACCTCCCACACACAGTCACTTACACAGATTCACAGCATTGAGCATGCCTGTATATGGGGTGGCACCTACAAGCTGGTACAGCAGCCCCACTCGGTCCTGGACAGCGCCCTTTAGCATGTTGTTCTGGACCCGGAGAAGGTAGAAAATGAGGAACAGACCCATGATCAGATTTTGAACGAGACGCATAATCACCGCCTGCTTATTCCTCATTAAGTTTCTTGATACTCTCCTGAAAACCAAACAAGCCAGTTTCAGTTCCTTTTATTTCGTTATTGTAAATGAGTGTGAAGAGCTAAGTCAGCCCTTGGCTGTATTTCCAAAGCTCTTACCTCAAGAGGACACCGAGCTTGCAGAACATTCCAGGGGGATCTTTCTTTTTGAAAGGAACCATGGGTAAGGTTTTCAGGTGTCTTACTCTTTCAATATTCTCCAGAATTTTGTGACAGATGTCAGATTTCTTGAAGGCGGATTCCAGCATCTGTACTCTCTTGTACGTTTCTATCTCCCGCTCTCTGCTTTGGGTGTCCACTGATGTCAAGTCCACTAAAAGTTTGCCCCAAAAGATATTTGTTTCtaaatacacacgcacacacatacacacacatagtggGCAATCATACATGATTTATCATTCTTTACTCTACCTCAACGGAGAAGTTCCTATCACTAATGACTATCTGGTACACTAAAATATCTAGAGCTCCCCAGAAAGGCCATGAGAATCCCATAACAACTGCCTGGGAGGATTTCAAAACTTGACTAGTTTTTCTCTTGACAGTCTGAGAGAGAAGCCCCATCTTATGCTCTGATAAGTCAGTAGAGGCAGGTTAACTGACCTGCCAAATTAACTCCTTGAAAAATAAGAGAACATCAAAATAGACAAATGCAAAAGCAAAActtaccaaaacaaaaacctagaagAGCCAGTGTCATCCATGCCAAAATCAAAGATAAGGAAGATTTAGaaatggcaagatggctcagcaggtaaaggagcttgcaaccaagcctgatgacctgactttgatccctagaactcacatggtaaaaggagagaatcaatttCTCTGGTtggttgtcctctaacctctaccTGTAGACTATGGCACaaatgtgtgtgcaggcacagaggcacgggcacacacacacactcacaattaaaagttaaaatcaaaGAAGATTTTCAAATAGTCTCAAtggtaaacattttttaaaagtacacttactgaaattaacaggctggcaagcaaaGGAccagtaagattctgcacagagccttaccaacctaagacagacatgcattgcttttgataatgcatattccatgacaggtaaggaagacattcttggcagaatgacctaagacaggctcagtcttgtttatgaaataaaaaagaagagaggtgAAGTGCTTTGGGGGCTGCCTGGAAAGAATCtcacatgggccaaggacaaggaaatgggctacttgacaggaatatgacattaggctagaagaaagaagtaatttcaggcaggaatctaaatattgggctagaacaaagtaggtttcagacatgaaaatgactttggactaggacagggaagtaggctcagatattttgatcatcctgataagcccttgtaaacagtgatcacgggagtgttcacagaattgggtttaatgccttgcttgttctttgactatttgtgtttattatcgtgcttgttccttgactatttgcatctattgtattgcaagttcctcaacctagaactgaccttaatacttgtttgtaattgaaatggtataaaagcaaaaaggaggaggagggatgggatagggggtttttaggaagagaaaatggggaaagaggaaggcatctgaaatgtaaataaataaaatatccaagaaaaaatacACTTACTGTAGAAATCAAAAGGATTGGAATGTTCAGGACAGGGGTAACCACAGCTATTGAAGAAGGCAAGCATCTCCTCTGGCGTGCCACAGAACACCAACTCTCCATAAGTCAGAATGGCAATTTTGTCGAAGTGCTGATTGGACAACAGACGGTGTTAGTGTGTGCTTCCCAGACTGGGTTGCCCCGTGTGGGAGTGTTGCTGTATGCCTCTGAGCCCCACATCACACTTGGGCCACTGAGAGCGTGACCATGAACAGGCCGAGGTGATCTGTGTGTTGCTTGGGTTTGAAATATTAAATCTTCATCTACTGACAAACAAATACTGCTAATTAAAATGATGCTGTGGGTATCAAATGAAGTTTCTCTGGGATAAAATCTATAATGTGATGAAATGGGGCTTTGGTGGCTAAGTCATGATGCCACTGCCAGatgcctcccctccccactgtgtgtgtgtgtgtgtgtgtttgtgtgtgtgtgtgtgcacgcgcgcgagCACCAACATCACATGTCTTCCTTAATTATTCTCCACCTTGATTTTGAGACAGCGTCCCTTACCGAACCTGGCACTTACAGATTCAGCTAGACAGaatggccagcaagccccagagatcttcctgcctctgcctccctagcactgggtACCAGCATGAGCCTCTGTACCCAGCTTTTACAGGCATATGGGAAACCCAAACTCACAGCAAATAAAttacaaactgagccatctctccaagttGCCATTGGTATTATTCTACCAACTGTGTGACTCTGGCTCCATTTTGAGTCATTTCTACCTTGTACCCTTTTCTCCTTTCAAGTGTGTATGTGGATGGTTGGCCCAGGATTGCCTTGATTGTGGACCAAATGAGCTAGCGTATAGATGATGTTTGACATGCCTTAGGTACTGAGTAAGTCAGCCCATGTTCTCTCATTCCTGGTGTATGCTCTTTACTCTGTCCTGCCCATTCCTGGTTCAAGACACCAGGCCTGCTTTTTTACACTGTTGAGTTCAGTGGGACAAGAGGTGCATTTCCTTACTTGGAAGAGCTCAGAGCGAGGCTGGTGGATGGTGACAATCACAATACGATCCTTGCGAGCCAGCTCAGCCAAGAGGAGGACAATCTGATTTGCAGTCATGCAGTCCAATCCTGTGGTTGGCTCATCAAGCATCATGACCTCTGCCGGCAAAGAAGAGTCAGATGTCTGAACCACTGCCCAGCATGCTCTGTGCTTAAAACTCGGTATTCTGACCAGACCTTCACTGAGATCCTGCAGCCCATCTAAACTGCGTGGTGAGAAGTGGCCATGTGAGAAGTGGCCACATGGAAACTGGCATTCAGCctgagcccaggagaaagaaccTGACCTGGGAGGGTCCAGCTCTCATCTCTGGAGCAtacatggagacaggagagagaccaTAGCAGGCCTCTTTGTACTCTGGACTACTTGGACTCCATGCCTGGGACACTGACAGACCAGGGCTATCAGGCAGGCTTGAGGAGGGTAAGAAAGTAGCTACCGTTTCCCTAGCCCAACCCTGTTCCATACCAGGGCACTTTGCAGTATTAATGAAGTCTGGTCTTTGCACACCAGAAGGAAGAATACAAGGTCTGAAGTGTCAGTGCATGGACCGGCATTGCTGGGGTCTTCAGAGGCTCCAACTGTATCCCATGTCCACCCATGAAGTGACAAAGGCCTTTTTATCATCTCCTGACCAAGCATCATCAGAAGAGGCAGGCTTACTCTAGTACAGGGTAAAGAATCCAGTTGCAAAATGCCCTCTCAAAGGAGCATGAGGTTTGTCAAGTTGGGAGAATGACCAAACCAggccagaggaggcagaggactgGCTACCTCACCTTGATAACCTCTTCCCCATGGCAAATACACTCGGCCAACTCATATACACTTCTAGTCATTCCAGAACCCACTGGCCTTCCTTATGGGGCACAATGGTCCTATTCTCATAAGTCAGCATGGACAGGGTGAGCCTCATATTCATGAAAGGCTCTGGTGAaccacagatacacaaacaggatACTCTTAAGAGAAGTTGAGTGCAAATGGTCTTTGTGATGGTAGTCCTAACTTTGAATAATCTAGTAACCCCATGGTTAAGGGGAAACATGGTATAAGCTGAAGATGCATTTAATACACCCAACCTACTGAGAATCTTAGCTGGGTAATAGCACACTGTAGGGCCAGTCATTTTCCTCATGGACTCACTGCTGCTACCCAGCATCTTGAGGGAATGTGCCACCGTTTGTCATTAGTCTGAGAAAGGGTCAAAGTTCAAAGTTCAGTTGAGTGTGTATCGCTTTCAAATTATCGTAAGGTTGAAATGTGATAAGCTGACTGTCTCCCAGATTACAGACCCTCACCAGGAAATGAACTACATAGCATTTCCTAAAATTAGGGTCTCTATGAAATTTGATTATCATGAACATTTTCAAAACCTCAGGGATATCAATCACAAACCATTTCTCACTGGGAACTGTGGGGAAAGAGCCTGAAGCACTGAGGACACATGGAGGCTACCTTACTAGTATCTGGTAACAAGTTTGAGTCCCACTTACTGGGGTCCTGAAGGAGTTGGGCTGCAATGGAGACTCTGCGCCGCTCGCCACTGGAAATTCCCCCAAAATTATAGTTGCCAATCATTTGGTCTGCCACGTGGCTCAGACTCAGCTCTGTCATGACTGCCTCTACCTGTAAGAGACACAACACCCTAGGGCTGCCACCTGTTTCTATGGCTGAGACTTCAGTTTATGGGCTGGTGATGACCCAGGAGAGATAACACTTCTCTAGAGTACAAGGGTCACTTTCAGACTCACCATACCCTAGGGAGAAAAGTCCATTACAGTAAGATCCACCTTggtttaatatataatacataggtCAGATTTAAGTAAAAGTTTTAAGTCCCTGGAGAGacaaaaaatgcttatttttttgcAACAGAAAAGTGTCCAGGAGGCATAATTATGACAGATTATGATAAGTATTtgagttttgaaattttattatcaTAAACATTTTTtgcactttagaaaaaaaaaacaatttggtTTAAAGTGGCTCTCATGTCCCCtttgtaagccaaataagtccTGGAGGCTCAAGTGGCCAATCACAGTGTGGTTTTACATCAAAGGAATATAATCCAGCTTCCAAAAGTAATTAAAAGCCATTCTAATCTTTACTAAAATCTCTTAGAGAAACTTCAAAGAGCCCCCAACGTATAATCCGCAGCTCTGCATCCAGCCTTCTAATTCCCACCAATCCTCCTCGGTCTCCTACCCTGCAGCTCTTGCAGTCTGCTTCTTACTTGGGACTCTCCACACCATAACATTCCAAAACAATCCTGACTGGCTTGCTGAGAAGGCTGCCCTTGCCCCGTCTCCCCTTCCCCAGCTTACAGCAGCCTCCAGAGACCTTTGGAAATCTCTTTTTCTACCTCTCTCCTTCCTCGATCCCCAAGtctgcaggaagccctgggggAAGCAGAGCTGAGACTGAAATAATAACAGAGCCGAGAATTTGTTCTCAGCTACCTTTAATGAGATTGTGTccctttcaaaatgaaaagagaaaccgGCACATTTCTTTCAAAAGGAGCCGCAGTAAGAGTGCAGGAAAAGAGAGGTAACTTTTGGAGCAGAGTTTCAGAGAAGTGAAGCCAGAGTCACCAGCGTAAATGAAGCCCTGGCCTACAGATGATGTGAAGGAGAAACGAGGCCAGGGTGTGTCAGAACGCTAGCACGATCCTCTTGGAATCAGATCGAAGAATCCTAGAGCTGAGCTTTGCTTGACATGTGGGTGCTCTGCATGGAACCCTGGTTggtcctctgaaaaaaaaaaacagccagtgctcttagccacttatctacagagccatctctccatttcccttctcaAAAAATTTCTCCTACCATTTTAGATTTTAAGAAATTACTAACACAAGCAGAGAGACAGCGGCAGAGGGACTTCGTGGCTTGTCCCTTCCTCTGTCACTCGGCTAGGCCCACCAAGCCATGTGAACGTGTTTTTGCACAACCATCTCCTAGGAGAGTACAGGTGTTCTCTCAGACCATAGGGTTCCCAAGGAAGTATGGAGTTAGAGAGCATGGGTCTTTCCCACAGAGTGGAGATGAAGCTCCCCTTCCCTGGCTAATATTAGACATAAGTGAGATATTGTATTTACACAAGCCTGCTGAATGCCAGCCAGAGAAGACACCAGAGACAAGACACATGTAATACCCCTAAGCTCTCTGGGTAACCTTAGTAGGAGAGACAGCTGAGGCACGGCTATGTGGGGGCTGGTTACCTACAGCTAACTGCCTCCCAGAGTTGTCCAGGATTCTCAAACAAAAGCAGCCTGCTCCCTTTCCCAAGAGTACGGTCAGATGCCTACCTGCTTCCCAGGAAGCTGTGCATGCTGCTGCTGGCGACAGCCCTGCCTGTTGCTATTTTTTCCCAGGCAGTTCCAAGGCCTTCACAGTCCAGACTGAACTAAGAAATGTTTCCAACTAAGGTCAAGGTGGGTTTATTTACAGCTACTTGCAAAATGAGTGTGGTCAACAAACAAACCTAGATGAAAAATGATTCCATAGTTTCTTCCTTAATGAAACAAATTTAGTCTGCTTTGCATGAAGCCCGAGAAAGACAAGACAGGTAAGTGGGTAACACACCGACTACTTGAACTGGATCCCCTGAAGCCACATGATGGAAGGATGGGACCAGAGGTATTAAAACAAACCAGGCTTGAATTGGAGTAGTCACATTTTAGATGTTCAGACAGCTCATGTAACTGCCACTTAGGATGGCAGAGGTGGAGGAGAATACAAGCgtgaaaacaaagataaaaaaatggGAGGACCAGGAGGCAGCCGGAAGAAGAGCTGCTGAGGCACCTGGTCTTGTCCCTTGGGGAATTGGCCTTCACTTTGCTTTAACTTCAAGTACCTTCTTGTTGTAGAAGTCCGCGGAGCTGCGTTGGAGGGCCAGCATCGCTGTGTATCTCAGCGTCTCGCGCACAGTGAGGCTGCTCAGAAAGACGTCGCTCTGCAGGAAAGGGGACATCAGGGTCGTTGGAACTCCGGGTGATGGTGGGTAGGGAGGCAGAGCCCCGGCAGGCCAGGGCCAGGGAGACGCCTACCTGCAGGACGTAGGAGAAGCAGTCTTGGAACTGGTCCCTGCGCAGCCCGCGGCCGTTCACAAACACCTCCCCTTCCAGGGTCCCAGTGCGCCGTAGCCTCCCGGAGATGGCGTCTAGCAGCGTGGTTTTCCCTGAGCCTAGGGGCGACAAGAGAAGGCCCTGGAGGAGCCTCTGCACGATGAGAATGGGGGCACTTCTCCAGACC contains:
- the Abcg5 gene encoding ATP-binding cassette sub-family G member 5, with the protein product MNELPFLSPEGARGPHINRGSQSSLEEGSVTGPEARHSLGVLHVSFRVSNRVGPWWDIKSWQQKWDRQILKDVSLYMESGQIMCILGSSGSGKTTLLDAISGRLRRTGTLEGEVFVNGRGLRRDQFQDCFSYVLQSDVFLSSLTVRETLRYTAMLALQRSSADFYNKKVEAVMTELSLSHVADQMIGNYNFGGISSGERRRVSIAAQLLQDPKVMMLDEPTTGLDCMTANQIVLLLAELARKDRIVIVTIHQPRSELFQHFDKIAILTYGELVFCGTPEEMLAFFNSCGYPCPEHSNPFDFYMDLTSVDTQSREREIETYKRVQMLESAFKKSDICHKILENIERVRHLKTLPMVPFKKKDPPGMFCKLGVLLRRVSRNLMRNKQAVIMRLVQNLIMGLFLIFYLLRVQNNMLKGAVQDRVGLLYQLVGATPYTGMLNAVNLFPMLRAVSDQESQDGLYQKWQMLLAYVLHALPFSIIATVIFSSVCYWTLGLYPEVARFGYFSAALLAPHLIGEFLTLVLLGMVQNPNIVNSIVALLSISGLLIGSGFIRNREEMPIPLKILGYFTFQKYCSEILVVNEFYGLNFTCGGPNTSMLNHPMCSITQGIQFIEKTCPGATSRFTANFLILYAFIPTLVILGIVIFKVRDYMISR